DNA from Bordetella genomosp. 13:
AGATGGCGTCGGGCGCCACGCCCTTCACGTTGGTGAGAATGGCATTGAAGTCGGTGGCCTTGTCGGTGGTGTACTCGCGGCGCGCCACGGTGCCGCCGGCCGCCTTCACGGCCTTCTCGACCTCGTCGGCCAGGCCCTGTCCGTAGGCGGTGCGGTCGTCGATGATGGCGATCTTCTTCGCCTTGAGCGTCTCGACCATGAACTTGCCGACCGCGGCGCCCTGCTGGGTGTCGCTGGTCATCATGCGGAACGTGGTCTCGTAGCCCTGCCTGGTGTATTCCGGCGAGGTGGCCATGGCGATCTGCGGCAGGCCGGCCTCGTGATAGACCCGCGATGCCGGAATGGTGGTGCCCGAATTGAAGTGGCCCAGGATGCCGACCACCTCTTCGTCGACCAGTTGCTGCGCCACCTGCACGCCCACGCGCGGATCGGCCTGGTCGTCGCGCGAGACGAGCACGAAGCGCGCCGTGTCGCCGTCTATCTTGATGCCCTGCTTGTTGGCCTCTTCGAGCGCCAGCGTCAGGCCGTTCTGCATGTCTTCGCCGTAGTGCGACTGCGGGCCGGTCAAAGGCCCGGCATAGCCGAAGCGGATTTCCGCCGCTTGCGCGGCAGCGTGCGGGCCGCCAGCCAGGCACAGGGCCGCGATGCCGGCCGCCAGAACTCGTCGGTGAAGTGCGTACATGATTGCTTGCCTCCAGGGTGTGAGGGAGGGTACCGGTCGTCCCGCCACTTGTGGTGCGGCCGCCCGCCTGACCGGGCGGTCAAGTTGCACCGGGATTTTGCGCCTGGGTAGAACCGGGTCGATATTGGCGATAACCCGGGCTGACATGCGATGGAAATAATGGCCTGCGAGCGAGCGAGCCAACGAAAAACGGCCCGCGCGAGGCGGGCCGTCTGCGGCGTTGCGGCGGGCGCCAGGCCCGCCGCGGAACATGCCCCGACTACAGGCCGGCCTTGAACGACTTGGTCCAGTAGTCGAGGAAGTCGGCCTTGGCCGGAGCCAGCTTGGGCAGGTCGTAGGGATAGATGCGCTTCAGTTCTTCATCGGTGAAGCTCACGCGCTTGCGCAGGTCTTCGGGCAGGTTGGCGTTGCGCACGGTGGGCGCATAGCCCATGCCGCGCGCGAAGTTGATCTGGCCCGCCGGGTCGAGCATGGCGTTGAGGTAGGTCCACGCCGATTCGGCGTTGCGCGAGTTCTTGGCCACGGCGGCCTCGAAGGCCACGGGTATCGTGCCTTCCTTGGGAATGACGAAGCCCAGCGGCAGGCCGGCGTCGCGCCACTGCAGCGCGCGCGCCTTCCACATGGCGGCGATCCAGATCTCGCCCGATTTGAAGGCAGCGGCCACGGCCTCGTTGGACGGATAGATGCGCGGCGCGTTGCCCTTCAGCTGGTCCAGGAACTTCTTCGCGGGATCATAGCTGCTGTGCCGGCCGCCGCTGCCGCCCGCGCCCACGAACAGTCCGTTGTACTGGTACAGGATGTCCGAGAAGCCGACGCGGCCCTTGTTCTTCGGATCCAGCATGACCTCGATGGAATCCGGCGCGGTGGGGAACTTCTCGGTGTTGAACACCAGGGTCATCGCGCTGAAGATGTGCGGGATGGAGTACGGCGTGCGGAACTGCTCGAGCACGTTGCCCAGGTTCGGCAGGAACTTGGCGTTCTCTTCTACCGGGGCCAGCGCGCCGGACAGCGAGGCGTCGAACATGTCCACCTCGCCCAGCAACGCCACGTCCATGCTGCCGCGACGCGAGTTGCGCTCGGCACGCAGCTTGGTCACGCGCGGCACGGCGTTGCCGGTGTCG
Protein-coding regions in this window:
- a CDS encoding branched-chain amino acid ABC transporter substrate-binding protein; translated protein: MYALHRRVLAAGIAALCLAGGPHAAAQAAEIRFGYAGPLTGPQSHYGEDMQNGLTLALEEANKQGIKIDGDTARFVLVSRDDQADPRVGVQVAQQLVDEEVVGILGHFNSGTTIPASRVYHEAGLPQIAMATSPEYTRQGYETTFRMMTSDTQQGAAVGKFMVETLKAKKIAIIDDRTAYGQGLADEVEKAVKAAGGTVARREYTTDKATDFNAILTNVKGVAPDAIFYGGLDAQSGPMKRQLVSLGIKAPLVSGEMTRSDTYLKLAGDAAEGTYASLAGVPLEQMSAGKEFAQRYEARFKKAPGVYAPYAYDGAWTMITAIQKADSADPSDYLPELAKIDRKGATSEHIAYDKNGDLKEISVTIYQVRDGKWQMVQTMVSQAN
- a CDS encoding ABC transporter substrate-binding protein, yielding MDRRSFLKTASGLALAPALPMIPGMAHAAGGNVVVGTWGGDYQNLLQQYISPIVQKQGVEVVFDTGNAVPRVTKLRAERNSRRGSMDVALLGEVDMFDASLSGALAPVEENAKFLPNLGNVLEQFRTPYSIPHIFSAMTLVFNTEKFPTAPDSIEVMLDPKNKGRVGFSDILYQYNGLFVGAGGSGGRHSSYDPAKKFLDQLKGNAPRIYPSNEAVAAAFKSGEIWIAAMWKARALQWRDAGLPLGFVIPKEGTIPVAFEAAVAKNSRNAESAWTYLNAMLDPAGQINFARGMGYAPTVRNANLPEDLRKRVSFTDEELKRIYPYDLPKLAPAKADFLDYWTKSFKAGL